TGAATCGGTTCCCGGGCTGCTTCCAGGCCGCAGCCGAGGAGGTGCTGCGCCGCTGGCCTAGACCCCGAGCCGTGGCAGCTGGAGCCGAGGGCACGCACGGAGTGGGCGTCGCCGCTAAGTGCTCCCGAGGGAGGGCCGTGGGGTGTTCACTGCAATATGGCAGCGACGGGCTCCAGCAATCCCGGAGGACTCGGCGGGGTCTGGGAGAGACGGAGGCGTCGACGGCTGCAGGACCGTGTACTGGTTTGCGCGGGAAGGAGTCTGAGCTCGGGGAGCGTGCACTGCAGGTCTGTCTGCAGGCTGTGCGGGGTTCCGCGCTGCTGTGTGTCAGGTACGCGCCCGGGCTCGGGAGGGAGGCTTCCGAGGAGGTGGGGGCCTGAAGTCTGGGTGGGTCACCGCCATTAACTCGTCAGGTGGCCCTGGTCCTGCTTCCTTGGCCTGCTAAGGCTAGGGCCCCTGAGGCAATGGGAGCTATTTTCCTGCTGTCGCCTGTCCCCAGGGGCTAGGAAAGCGCGAAGCCCCGCCCTCCAGAGGCGTGGTGTGGGGGGGAATTCTGCGAGAAGCCCCGCCCCTTCTCTCCCCGTGGCCTGCGGGAGCACCGCCCACCGCTCTCGGCTAGGGTTAATGACTGAAGTTTTACAAAATCCAATACAGGGTTGCTCCAGAAGTCCTGATCATTATTTGGATGTTGGACATCAAAGTCTCAGGGGTCCTCCTCAGGAAGACCACTCCAGGGTATGGGGACCTTAGGAACAATTCCTGACCCAGAGTATTTTTTTTAGCATGGCTGTTGTGGCAACTCTCCACAAGCTCGAGTGCAGTGTGTCCTTCCATCCTGTGCACGTCTGTCATCACAGACCTCAGGTGCAGTGTGTCCTTCCATCCTGTNNNNNNNNNNNNNNNNNNNNNNNNNNNNNNNNNNNNNNNNNNNNNNNNNNNNNNNNNNNNNNNNNNNNNNNNNNNNNNNNNNNNNNNNNNNNNNNNNNNNNNNNNNNNNNNNNNNNNNNNNNNNNNNNNNNNNNNNNNNNNNNNNNNNNNNNNNNNNNNNNNNNNNNNNNNNNNNNNNNNNNNNNNNNNNNNNNNNNNNNNNNNNNNNNNNNNNNNNNNNNNNNNNNNNNNNNNNNNNNNNNNNNNNNNNNNNNNNNNNNNNNNNNNNNNNNNNNNNNNNNNNNNNNNNNNNNNNNNNNNNNNNNNNNNNNNNNNNNNNNNNNNNNNNNNNNNNNNNNNNNNNNNNNNNNNNNNNNNNNNNNNNNNNNNNNNNNNNNNNNNNNNNNNNNNNNNNNNNNNNNNNNNNNNNNNNNNNNNNNNNNNNNNNNNNNNNNNNNNNNNNNNNNNNNNNNNNNNNNNNNNNNNNNNNNNNNNNNNNNNNNNNNNNNNNNNNNNNNNNNNNNNNNNNNNNNNNNNNNNNNNNNNNNNNNNNNNNNNNNNNNNNNNNNNNNNNNNNNNNNNNNNNNNNNNNNNNNNNNNNNNNNNNNNNNNNNNNNNNNNNNNNNNNNNNNNNNNNNNNNNNNNNNNNNNNNNNNNNNNNNNNNNNNNNNNNNNNNNNNNNNNNNNNNNNNNNNNNNNNNNNNNNNNNNNNNNNNNNNNNNNNNNNNNNNNNNNNNNNNNNNNNNNNNNNNNNNNNNNNNNNNNNNNNNNNNNNNNNNNNNNNNNNNNNNNNNNNNNNNNNNNNNNNNNNNNNNNNNNNNNNNNNNGTGTGTCCTTCCATCCTGTCCACGTCCTGACATCACAGACCTCAGGTGCAGTGTGTCATACCCCAGCACTGGCTGCTGTGACCGTGGTACATCCTGACCTGGCCACCTTCTGTGCAGAGGTGGTTGAGGCTTTCCAGCATGGTAAGGTGAGACCTAAGCTGGACGTGGGCCTGGAAGTACTT
This region of Microtus ochrogaster isolate Prairie Vole_2 unplaced genomic scaffold, MicOch1.0 UNK20, whole genome shotgun sequence genomic DNA includes:
- the LOC113458407 gene encoding uncharacterized protein LOC113458407 isoform X3; amino-acid sequence: MAACSQVRKLSWVMEGAASRLRGASGASLPPRVAEVTRGTPARERLNRFPGCFQAAAEEVLRRWPRPRAVAAGAEGTHGVGVAAKCSRGRAVGCSLQYGSDGLQQSRRTRRGLGETEASTAAGPCTGLRGKESELGERALQVCLQAVRGSALLCVRCCCPDLTPHSRL
- the LOC113458407 gene encoding uncharacterized protein LOC113458407 isoform X2, coding for MAACSQVRKLSWVMEGAASRLRGASGASLPPRVAEVTRGTPARERLNRFPGCFQAAAEEVLRRWPRPRAVAAGAEGTHGVGVAAKCSRGRAVGCSLQYGSDGLQQSRRTRRGLGETEASTAAGPCTGLRGKESELGERALQVCLQAVRGSALLCVSLLFLIFLDHESIPAPWCSLTIRLTILASSPY